A genomic window from Candidatus Hydrogenedentota bacterium includes:
- a CDS encoding glutaminyl-peptide cyclotransferase — MPFGPPQRAGTRLLAYAAGVCLLLAGVCCRPGPSGPPSGPPVQEGEGETEGEGEPPPAATPVYTYQIVRVFPHDTEAFTQGLVYEEGMLLEGTGLHGVSSLRRVALETGAVIQQTDLDKDYFGEGIAVVGDRIIQLTWRENTGFVYDRQSFALLGQFSYATEGWGLTYDGSRLIMSDGSHVLHFLDPETFEVLGTIKVRDKDRYVTMLNELEMVNGELFANVWQSDYIVRIDPGTGNVTGWINLKGLLASQCRGRPPGVLNGIAYDAAGDRLFVTGKNWPYLFEIDLAPAPKGATPPRR; from the coding sequence ATGCCGTTCGGACCCCCACAGCGGGCCGGGACCCGTCTTCTGGCTTACGCGGCGGGCGTATGCCTGCTGCTGGCCGGCGTGTGCTGCCGGCCCGGGCCGTCCGGGCCGCCAAGCGGGCCGCCCGTGCAGGAAGGCGAAGGCGAAACGGAGGGGGAAGGCGAACCGCCTCCTGCCGCGACCCCGGTATACACCTATCAAATCGTTCGGGTTTTCCCGCACGACACGGAAGCATTCACGCAAGGCCTTGTCTATGAAGAGGGCATGCTGCTGGAGGGCACGGGGCTGCACGGCGTGTCGTCCCTGCGGCGCGTCGCGCTCGAAACCGGCGCGGTAATCCAGCAGACCGACCTCGACAAAGACTATTTCGGCGAGGGCATCGCGGTCGTGGGCGACCGTATCATCCAACTTACGTGGCGGGAGAACACCGGCTTCGTGTATGACCGCCAATCCTTCGCGCTGCTCGGCCAGTTCTCGTACGCGACCGAAGGCTGGGGCCTCACCTATGACGGCAGCCGCCTGATCATGAGCGACGGCTCGCATGTGCTCCATTTCCTGGACCCGGAGACCTTCGAGGTACTGGGCACGATCAAGGTCCGTGACAAAGACCGCTACGTGACCATGCTCAACGAACTCGAGATGGTAAACGGCGAACTGTTCGCGAACGTGTGGCAGTCCGATTACATCGTGCGCATCGACCCCGGAACCGGAAACGTGACGGGATGGATTAATCTGAAGGGACTGCTCGCGTCGCAGTGCCGCGGCAGGCCCCCCGGTGTGCTCAACGGCATCGCGTACGACGCCGCGGGAGACCGTCTCTTCGTCACGGGCAAGAACTGGCCGTACCTGTTCGAGATCGACCTCGCGCCCGCGCCGAAGGGCGCCACGCCGCCCCGCCGGTGA